From Coriobacteriia bacterium, a single genomic window includes:
- a CDS encoding RluA family pseudouridine synthase yields the protein MATDFHEHIVTELEQGMRLDALLGTLEVVQSRSAGARLVEEGLVTVDGQPAAKKYAVRTGERIEVEVPPAASTELQPEPIPLDILFEDDHMIVLSKQAGLVVHPAQGHWSGTLVNALLFHAKELGGLQGEDRPGIVHRLDKDTSGLMMAAKTDDTQDALQEAIKIRAVERRYLTLVHGWIAPDSGIIDAPIARDSRERMRMSVSDNPDAKQCVTTFRVLGRYEAGAHDDGFTLLECKLYTGRTHQIRVHMAYIKHPCVGDQVYGLKRPKADLGLGRQFLHSYRLEVVHPVTGERLCFVDPPPADLATLLSHIEPDSTSTTSAGDEVWALLRAGRVSGRCEP from the coding sequence GTGGCCACCGACTTCCACGAGCACATCGTGACCGAACTCGAGCAGGGGATGCGCCTCGACGCCCTGCTTGGCACGCTTGAGGTCGTGCAGAGTAGATCTGCGGGCGCTCGCCTCGTCGAGGAGGGTCTCGTCACGGTGGACGGGCAGCCTGCGGCCAAGAAGTACGCGGTGCGCACGGGGGAGCGCATCGAAGTGGAGGTGCCGCCCGCTGCCTCGACAGAGCTCCAGCCCGAGCCTATCCCGCTCGACATCCTGTTTGAGGACGATCACATGATCGTGCTGTCGAAGCAGGCAGGCCTCGTGGTCCACCCGGCTCAGGGGCACTGGTCGGGAACCCTCGTCAACGCGCTGCTCTTCCACGCAAAGGAACTCGGCGGCCTTCAGGGCGAGGACCGCCCGGGGATCGTTCATCGGCTCGACAAGGACACGAGCGGTCTGATGATGGCGGCTAAGACCGACGACACCCAAGACGCGCTTCAGGAGGCGATCAAGATCCGTGCGGTCGAGCGCAGATACCTCACGCTCGTGCACGGCTGGATAGCACCCGATTCCGGGATCATCGATGCGCCGATAGCACGTGATTCGCGCGAGAGGATGCGCATGAGCGTGTCCGATAATCCGGACGCGAAGCAGTGTGTCACGACGTTTCGGGTGCTCGGACGCTACGAGGCCGGCGCCCATGACGACGGCTTCACCTTGCTGGAATGCAAGCTCTACACCGGCCGCACGCACCAGATTCGGGTGCACATGGCCTACATCAAGCATCCGTGCGTGGGCGACCAGGTCTACGGCCTCAAGCGTCCCAAGGCCGACCTTGGTTTGGGGCGGCAGTTTCTGCACTCGTACCGGCTCGAGGTCGTACACCCCGTCACGGGCGAGCGACTGTGCTTCGTCGACCCGCCGCCTGCGGACCTGGCGACGCTTCTTTCGCACATCGAACCCGATTCGACGAGCACCACCTCAGCAGGCGACGAGGTCTGGGCGCTGCTTCGGGCCGGCAGGGTCTCGGGCCGCTGCGAGCCCTGA
- the lspA gene encoding signal peptidase II — MQGSRREPVELHHPARVFWAIAVVVLALDQATKAAVRASMLPGELRSFLPGFIDLTYVRNIGAAFGLFPGRQPVFIAVSLVVLVVIAGYWRRARPNLAIIIVALALITAGAVGNLIDRAVIGRVTDFLSFAFVDFPVFNVADAAIVTGTAILIVWLLFAPEPQRPGVEVKASEAPESAPPPETASALDDDAVTEGRG; from the coding sequence GTGCAAGGAAGCCGAAGAGAGCCGGTAGAGCTGCATCACCCGGCGCGCGTCTTCTGGGCGATCGCGGTGGTGGTGCTCGCTCTCGACCAGGCGACGAAGGCAGCGGTTCGTGCGTCCATGCTCCCCGGTGAGCTGCGTTCGTTTCTGCCCGGCTTCATCGACCTGACGTACGTTCGCAACATAGGTGCCGCATTCGGGCTGTTTCCGGGACGGCAGCCGGTCTTCATCGCGGTCTCGCTCGTGGTACTCGTCGTCATCGCCGGCTACTGGCGCCGGGCCCGTCCGAACCTCGCCATCATCATCGTCGCCCTGGCGCTCATCACAGCAGGTGCGGTGGGCAACCTGATCGATCGCGCCGTCATCGGGCGCGTCACCGACTTCCTCTCGTTCGCGTTCGTGGATTTCCCCGTCTTCAACGTCGCTGACGCGGCGATCGTCACCGGCACCGCGATTCTGATCGTCTGGCTCCTGTTTGCGCCGGAACCTCAACGCCCGGGGGTGGAGGTCAAGGCTTCCGAAGCGCCGGAGTCGGCGCCCCCGCCCGAAACAGCATCGGCGCTCGATGACGATGCAGTGACCGAAGGACGCGGATAG
- a CDS encoding TraR/DksA C4-type zinc finger protein, producing the protein MDDTTRSHLEADLRERLTRLEAEVHELDSGERELLSEASGENAYRDHMADQGSATFERELDLTLEENLRDQLVAVRNAVNRIDADTYGVCERCGVDIPEERLEAVPTASLCVKCKEAEESR; encoded by the coding sequence ATGGATGACACGACACGCTCACATCTCGAGGCCGACCTGCGCGAGCGACTGACCCGCCTTGAGGCGGAGGTGCACGAGCTCGATTCCGGCGAGCGCGAACTGCTCTCTGAGGCCAGCGGCGAGAACGCCTATCGCGATCATATGGCCGATCAGGGCTCCGCGACATTCGAGCGGGAGCTGGACCTTACCTTGGAGGAGAACCTGAGAGACCAACTCGTGGCGGTACGAAACGCCGTGAATCGAATCGATGCCGACACCTATGGAGTGTGTGAGCGCTGCGGCGTCGACATCCCGGAAGAACGGCTGGAGGCTGTGCCCACAGCCAGTCTGTGCGTGAAGTGCAAGGAAGCCGAAGAGAGCCGGTAG